CCAGCACGGGACTGAAGCTGCCGATCCACGAAATGGCACTGGCGATTCAGACTATCAATCGCTCCCGTGATGAACAGGACCGGATCATCTTCTGCGTGGATGGACTCCATGGCTTGGGGGTGGAAGATTTCAGTGTGAGCGAGCTCGGCTGTGACTTCTTCGTCGCTGGGACGCATAAATGGATGTTCGGCCCACGCGGGACCGGACTCGTTTGGGGTCACCCCAAGGCCTGGCCAATCGCCCAGGCGACGATTCCAACCTTTAGTGGGCAGGCCTACGAACTCTGGATGGAGAACAAGTCCTCGAGGAATCTTCCGCCATCCGTCCACATGACCCCGGGCGGATTCCACTCCTTCGAACATCGGTGGGCGCTGGATGAAGCCTTTAGGTTCCATCAAGCCATCGGGAAATCAACCGTGACGCAGCGCATCTATGAACTGAACCAGCAGTTGAAACAGGGATTAGCCTCGATGCGGTATGTGACCCTCCACACACCGATGTCACAGAATCTCTCGGCAGGAATCGTCTGTTTTGACGTGAACGGCTTGCAGCCTCGCCAGGTTGTGGAGAAGCTCCGTGAACGGGGAATTGTCGGCAGCGTGACCCCCTATGCGACCAAGTATGTCAGGTTCGCGCCGAGTCTTATAAACTCGCCGAAAGAAATTGAGAACACGTTGGAAGAGATCAGAAAGCTACGTGCGGAGTAGCACAGCATTCCGGGAGAGCGAGGTACCTACCGATGCGCGAAGAGCGCTACTTCTCACCACACTTCTTGAACTTCGATTCCAAGCACT
The sequence above is drawn from the Nitrospira sp. genome and encodes:
- a CDS encoding aminotransferase class V-fold PLP-dependent enzyme, whose amino-acid sequence is MSDIGRRGFLVRTGLALSTAVLTEACSRTLAHQHTLPYRFTNWEDLRAQFVLSPHLIHLATFFLASHPTPVREAIERYRAGLDADPIGYWQEQEEKQEARVLLAAADYLGAHPTDIALTDSTTMGLGLLYGGLQLQPGQEILTTTHDHYSTETALRLRAERTGATVRQISLYRALKTVTRDEIVESLRKGISTATRIVAVTWVHSSTGLKLPIHEMALAIQTINRSRDEQDRIIFCVDGLHGLGVEDFSVSELGCDFFVAGTHKWMFGPRGTGLVWGHPKAWPIAQATIPTFSGQAYELWMENKSSRNLPPSVHMTPGGFHSFEHRWALDEAFRFHQAIGKSTVTQRIYELNQQLKQGLASMRYVTLHTPMSQNLSAGIVCFDVNGLQPRQVVEKLRERGIVGSVTPYATKYVRFAPSLINSPKEIENTLEEIRKLRAE